The following are from one region of the Mangifera indica cultivar Alphonso chromosome 14, CATAS_Mindica_2.1, whole genome shotgun sequence genome:
- the LOC123196642 gene encoding uncharacterized GPI-anchored protein At1g61900-like isoform X1, giving the protein MDCFQIVGHLKGSLCQVFLLFITWLFSFQDVVAFQTVLKPSHVSSISQLANPPSSGLFEPIEISPAVFPHFPYTGETLPPPMYPYPTFPTTYEPNLTGRCPVNFSAMSVIMDKTATDCSLAALVGNVICCPQLGSLLHIFQGFYSMKSGSLVLQNAVANDCFSDIISILASKGANSTIRTLCSVTSSNLTGGSCPVKDVNSFEETVNTSKLLEACSTVDPLKECCRPVCQPAIMEAALQISGSSLTINDNKNLVGGSNHVHALNDCKGVVYSYLSSKLSADAANTAFRILSACKVNKVCPLEFKQPSEVIEACRNVAAPSPTCCSSLNTYIAGIQQQMLITNKQAIICAAFFGSMLRKGGVMTNVYELCDVDLKDFSIQAAYGQGCLLRSLPADVVFDNSTGYSFQCDLTDNIAAPWPLSSSMSTLSLCAPEMSLPALPTSETLTNHGCGGCLLDVLVPIFSFFVFSALLY; this is encoded by the exons ATGGACTGTTTTCAGATTGTTGGTCATCTCAAAG GATCCCTGTGTCAGGTGTTCTTATTATTCATCACCTGGCTGTTTAGTTTCCAAGATGTAGTGGCATTTCAAACAGTGCTTAAGCCTAGTCATGTTTCTTCCATTTCTCAGCTGGCAAATCCTCCTAGCAGTGGACTGTTTGAACCTATAGAGATTTCACCAGCTGTATTTCCACATTTTCCATATACTGGTGAAACTTTGCCACCACCAATGTACCCATACCCAACTTTTCCTACTACATATGAACCGAATTTAACTGGGCGATGCCCTGTAAATTTCTCTGCCATGTCAGTTATCATGGACAAAACAGCAACTGATTGTTCGCTAGCTGCACTTGTAGGAAATGTAATATGTTGTCCGCAGCTCGGCAGTTTACTTCACATATTCCAGGGTTTCTACAGCATGAAATCTGGGAGTTTGGTCTTGCAAAATGCAGTTGCTAATGATTGTTTTTCAGATATCATCAGTATATTAGCTAGCAAGGGGGCCAACAGCACAATTCGAACACTCTGCTCTGTAACATCATCAAATCTCACAGGTGGTTCATGTCCGGTTAAGGATGTTAATAGTTTTGAGGAAACAGTAAACACAAGCAAACTACTGGAGGCCTGCAGCACTGTTGATCCTCTTAAAGAGTGTTGTAGACCAGTTTGTCAACCTGCCATTATGGAGGCTGCTCTGCAGATTTCAGGATCATCATTAACAATTAACGACAATAAAAATCTAGTTGGAGGGTCAAATCATGTTCATGCGCTAAATGACTGTAAAGGGGTTGTATACTCGTATCTCTCTAGTAAATTATCAGCAGATGCAGCCAATACTGCATTCCGGATATTATCTGCCTGCAAAGTTAACAAGG TTTGCCCATTGGAGTTTAAGCAGCCTTCAGAAGTAATTGAAGCATGCCGTAATGTAGCAGCTCCAAGTCCGACATGCTGTAGCTCATTGAATACCTATATTGCAGGAATACAGCAACAGATGCTAATTACAAATAAACAAGCCATAATCTGTGCTGCATTTTTTGGGTCTATGTTACGGAAAGGAGGAGTTATGACAAATGTCTATGAGCTCTGCGACGTTGATCTGAAAGACTTTAGCATTCAAG CAGCATATGGACAAG GATGTCTACTTCGAAGCTTGCCTGCAGATGTGGTCTTTGACAATTCGACGGGCTACAGCTTCCAATGTGACCTAACTGACAACATTGCAGCTCCATGGCCTTTATCATCCTCAATGTCAACCTTGTCTCTCTGTGCTCCTG AGATGTCATTGCCTGCCTTGCCAACATCAGAGACTTTGACCAATCATG GTTGTGGCGGTTGTTTGTTGGATGTCCTTGTTcccattttttcattttttgttttcagtGCATTGTTGTACTGA
- the LOC123196642 gene encoding uncharacterized GPI-anchored protein At1g61900-like isoform X2, with protein sequence MDCFQIVGHLKGSLCQVFLLFITWLFSFQDVVAFQTVLKPSHVSSISQLANPPSSGLFEPIEISPAVFPHFPYTGETLPPPMYPYPTFPTTYEPNLTGRCPVNFSAMSVIMDKTATDCSLAALVGNVICCPQLGSLLHIFQGFYSMKSGSLVLQNAVANDCFSDIISILASKGANSTIRTLCSVTSSNLTGGSCPVKDVNSFEETVNTSKLLEACSTVDPLKECCRPVCQPAIMEAALQISGSSLTINDNKNLVGGSNHVHALNDCKGVVYSYLSSKLSADAANTAFRILSACKVNKVCPLEFKQPSEVIEACRNVAAPSPTCCSSLNTYIAGIQQQMLITNKQAIICAAFFGSMLRKGGVMTNVYELCDVDLKDFSIQAYGQGCLLRSLPADVVFDNSTGYSFQCDLTDNIAAPWPLSSSMSTLSLCAPEMSLPALPTSETLTNHGCGGCLLDVLVPIFSFFVFSALLY encoded by the exons ATGGACTGTTTTCAGATTGTTGGTCATCTCAAAG GATCCCTGTGTCAGGTGTTCTTATTATTCATCACCTGGCTGTTTAGTTTCCAAGATGTAGTGGCATTTCAAACAGTGCTTAAGCCTAGTCATGTTTCTTCCATTTCTCAGCTGGCAAATCCTCCTAGCAGTGGACTGTTTGAACCTATAGAGATTTCACCAGCTGTATTTCCACATTTTCCATATACTGGTGAAACTTTGCCACCACCAATGTACCCATACCCAACTTTTCCTACTACATATGAACCGAATTTAACTGGGCGATGCCCTGTAAATTTCTCTGCCATGTCAGTTATCATGGACAAAACAGCAACTGATTGTTCGCTAGCTGCACTTGTAGGAAATGTAATATGTTGTCCGCAGCTCGGCAGTTTACTTCACATATTCCAGGGTTTCTACAGCATGAAATCTGGGAGTTTGGTCTTGCAAAATGCAGTTGCTAATGATTGTTTTTCAGATATCATCAGTATATTAGCTAGCAAGGGGGCCAACAGCACAATTCGAACACTCTGCTCTGTAACATCATCAAATCTCACAGGTGGTTCATGTCCGGTTAAGGATGTTAATAGTTTTGAGGAAACAGTAAACACAAGCAAACTACTGGAGGCCTGCAGCACTGTTGATCCTCTTAAAGAGTGTTGTAGACCAGTTTGTCAACCTGCCATTATGGAGGCTGCTCTGCAGATTTCAGGATCATCATTAACAATTAACGACAATAAAAATCTAGTTGGAGGGTCAAATCATGTTCATGCGCTAAATGACTGTAAAGGGGTTGTATACTCGTATCTCTCTAGTAAATTATCAGCAGATGCAGCCAATACTGCATTCCGGATATTATCTGCCTGCAAAGTTAACAAGG TTTGCCCATTGGAGTTTAAGCAGCCTTCAGAAGTAATTGAAGCATGCCGTAATGTAGCAGCTCCAAGTCCGACATGCTGTAGCTCATTGAATACCTATATTGCAGGAATACAGCAACAGATGCTAATTACAAATAAACAAGCCATAATCTGTGCTGCATTTTTTGGGTCTATGTTACGGAAAGGAGGAGTTATGACAAATGTCTATGAGCTCTGCGACGTTGATCTGAAAGACTTTAGCATTCAAG CATATGGACAAG GATGTCTACTTCGAAGCTTGCCTGCAGATGTGGTCTTTGACAATTCGACGGGCTACAGCTTCCAATGTGACCTAACTGACAACATTGCAGCTCCATGGCCTTTATCATCCTCAATGTCAACCTTGTCTCTCTGTGCTCCTG AGATGTCATTGCCTGCCTTGCCAACATCAGAGACTTTGACCAATCATG GTTGTGGCGGTTGTTTGTTGGATGTCCTTGTTcccattttttcattttttgttttcagtGCATTGTTGTACTGA